The window GGATGCGCATATAACACTGTCAATGCTCTTCTCCCCCTCGACCTTTAATGCCTTTGATATATAAAAATCAAAGAGTTCTCTTGCCCAGGAAATAGCCTGAGGCTCGGAACAGCACATATAGTCGTGATAGAACCTACCATAGCTGTCAAAGAGAGAAATCATCATCCCGCGATCAGAGACAATAAGCTCGGCAATTTTTGCACCATCCTTACAGACGAAAAGTTCGGTGTTCTCCAGTGTGGAAAATTTCCTTATTTTCCTTTCGTAGTTGTGCAGGAACTTCTCTAATACTGATTCCGTAAAAATAAGGGAAACCTCTGAATCATGTCTCCCGAGCTTTGAATAAAGGGGGAGGAACTCAGGCCTGTAAAAGGATGAAAACACCATGAGATAACGGGAAGAGGAAAAGAAATTCAAAAGCTCCATATTCGGTTCGAATATCTGGCTGGGATCGGCTTTGACCAGATTGCAGTCTTTAATGTCCCCTATCCTGTCAAGAAGATACTGAGGGACTCCCCCCAGGTCATGTTCGATCCAGTAGTTGTCTTTTTCAACAAGGGTAAGGACATCAACAAGGGACCGGACTTTTTTGAACACCTGATCTCCCATATCTGTCAATTCATAGCTGCCATTTTTATGAATAACCAGATTACTGTCCGTAAACCTTTTGATCTGGGGTAAGATAGCCGTGGGAGAAACATCGAGAAGGACTTTAATTTCATCCATTGTTCGGGATTCTTCTCCCAGGAGTAAGAGGAGGTCTCTTCGTTTCTGGGAACGGAATACTACATCTATTAACTCAGGTTGCATTCAAACCACTTCTGTCTCTTTTTTGTAAATATATGATAATCTGAATCATTCGACCCCGAAATGTTCATGAGATAACGAATAAAAGTTTGAGCTCCATTCGGGTTTTGTACGACCTTAATAAAAGGAAGAGTTTGCACCATATACTGGAGATAACCGTTATGCTCATTTATATAAAAGAATTTGGATGAATAATTTAGAACGCAAGGGGGGTCAAATAAGATAATTATATCAGTTTGAGATATAGGGAAAACGCAGACGAATAACAATATCAACAGCCATTGTTCAAAACGATACTGGCACCCCAACTATCGAGATAAAGCTCATGTGTAGGGTTGAAAGAGGAAATATGAACATTGAAATTTTTGACAGGCTTGATCTAAATAAAGACATTGTTCAAAAAAAGTGTGATTGTTTACTAGCAAAAAATGCCCTGGAAAATGTTGACGAAGATAAGTTATATTCCCCTCAAAAATTTAGACCCCGGTTATCAGGAGAATGGAGCTGAAAATCTTAGAGTGTAGAAAGCCATATAACGACCTCAAAATTTCAGACCCCATATTGCCCTGTAAAAATCCGGAAAAAATTTCTGTCGGTTATGATATATGTGAGAATTTCCCCTAATTACGCTGTAAACACATGTCAGCATGCAGGCATGAGCTACAATTAAAAAGGAAAAGTTCCGGGAACAGGAGTACGAAATTTTCCCCAGGTATTGTACCGCAGAAATCTGGAATTTGCACCCTCGAAAATAGATAAACTCCAGATGTTCTCAGGGTACTACCGCAGAAATAAAAAACATTACAAAGGCAAAACCGGAACATCACCGCCATATAAATCCGGCAAACTGCAGATCCGGAGTGGCAAGGACCTTTTTTAATCTAAATGGAGGTTTAGAAATATGTTGGACTTTACAGAAGCCAGTCTGAAAAAGGTATTAACCAGATACAATGTGGCACTGGAAAAGGAGATGACTCCTGAAGCAGCCGCAGAAGAGCTTTATCCTAAAGACGAATTTGTTTACCCGATTGCAAAAGCCATCTTTGAAGGAGAAGAAGATGACGTAGTCGAGGGTCTCCAGGCAGCAATGGATGCAGGCAAGGACCCTATCATCCTCATCGACGATGCCCTCATGGTCGGTATGGGCGTTGTCACCAAACTCTACGACGAAGGTATAATCTTCCTCCCCAACGTCATGATGTCCGCTGACGCCATGCTCAACGGTATCGAATTCTGTAAGGAAAACTCAGAAACTGCCCCAGTAACCAAGGGAACTGTTGTCTGCCACGTCGCAGAAGGTGACGTTCACGACATCGGTAAGAACATCGTTGCCGCTCTCCTCAGAGCAAATGGCTATGATGTGGTTGACCTCGGAAGGGACGTCCCTGTTGACGAAGTTGTTGCATCAGTTATTAAAAACAAGCCTCTCATGGTCACAGGTACTGCACTCATGACCACCACAATGTATGCATTCAAGGAAGTTAATGACAAGCTCCTTGAGAAGGGAATTAAGATCCCATTCGCATGCGGTGGCGGAGCAGTTAACCAGGACTTCGTGTCCCAGTATGCACTCGGTGTGTACGGTGAAGAAGCAGCTGACGCTCCCAAGATTGCTGACGCAATCATTGCAGGTACAAACGATATTGCAGCATTAAGAGACAAATTCCACAAGCACTGAGGTGAATGAAATGGCAGCAAAAAGATACACTTCAATGGCATATGCAAGTGCAGACGAAATGAGCTTCGGCGTATCCAAGTATCCCGTAAAAGCAGGCCTTGGCCTTGAAATCGGTGCTGGATACACAATTCCTGAAATTAACTACGCTCCTAGACCTGCAGCAGGCGCATCCAAGGAAAAACTCATCAAGGAATACGAGAAGATCACAACCGACGTTATGTCAAGAATGGTCCAGGTCGGTTTCCCAGCAATTATCCTTGAAACTGAACACGTTCAGCAGATGTCCAACAACCCTTCCTGGGGAGCAGAAGTTGCACATGCCCAGAAAACCATCATGGAAGAATACCACGATGAATACGGCATAAAGTGCGCACTCCGCCACACAATCGGTGACATCCGTGAAAACAGAGACTTCCTCCAGCTCAGAGGCGACAAGTACTCAGTCTTCCTCGAAGCCTTCGAAGAATGCGCCAAGTCCGGTGCAGACATGCTTTCCGTAGAGAGCATGGGTGGTAAGGAAGTATTCGACCAAGCAATTCTCAGGAACGACATCGCTGGTATGCTCTATGGTATCGGCTGCCTCGGCTCCATAGACATGGAAATGATCTGGACTGACATTGCAAAGATTGCAAAGAAGACCGGTACTATTGCAGCCGGTGACACAGACTGTGCCCAGGCAAACACCGCAATGTTCATCGGCGGCGGTCTGCTTGACAAGAACCTCGCCCACACTCTCGCAGTCCTTGCAAGAGCAATTTCCGCCCCAAGGACCCTCTGTGGATTTGAAGCAGGTGCGGTTGGTCCCGGAAAGGACTGTGGATACGAAAACGTCATCATAAAAGCCATCACCGGTATGCCAATGGCCCAGGAAGGTAAGTCCTCAACCTGCGCCCACTCTGACTTAGTGGGTAACCTCATCATGCAGTGCTGTGACTGCTGGTCAAACGAATCCGTTGAATACCACGGTGAATTCGGTGGTACCACTGTTCAGTGCTGGTCCGAGTCCCTTGCATACGACTGCGCCCTCATGAACACCGCTCTTGAAACCAAGAACGAAAAAGTTCTCAGGGACCTTTTCATGCTCTCCGACAGGTACAGAGATCCCCAGTCCTACGCGCTTGCATACGACAACGCATACAAGATCGGCCAGGCAATTGTTAAGGACGGAGACAACATCTACCTCAGAGCAAAGAACGCTGCAATCGAATGCTGTAACATCATCAGTGAAGGTGCTGCAGGCAAGCTCGCCCTCTCCAGGTTCGAGACCAAAGCCCTCGCAGACGCAAAGGCATCCCTGGACTCCCTTACGGACGACATGGACAAATTCATGGACGACTGCCTCACAAAATACAAGAGTGAAGTTAAAGTCTTCCTTCCGGAGAACTACGGCTTATAAGCCCCCAGTTCTCTTTTTTTCTTTTTTCCAGTTTATTTATGCATACTGCACATTTTGTTTTTCACATTACGGTTCTCACATTACGTTTTTCACATTGAGTTTCTCACATTACGTTTCTCACATTACGTTTTTCACATTACGTTTTTCACATTGAGTTTCTCACATTGAGTTTCTGCACATTTCGGTACATTCCGGTTCTCCTCAATTATTTAACCCCCAAACCCTCTAGCCCAGATTGTTACTACATCCAGATGACTTTGATAGTCAATGGTGCAACCATCTAAGGCAACCAGTGACCATTTTCAGTGAATATCCAATAAGTTAGAATAGTTGTTTGTCCATTAATACAACATCTATGTTAATTATCCACTAAATCTAAAGATTTAACGGGTTTCCTGCTGAGGGATAAAAAATGAAAATAATGATATTTATATGCGGAGAAGGGCTTGGCCACACAAGCCGCTGCCTTGCTCTGGGAAAAGAAATGATGAGTATGGGGCATGAGGTTCACTTTGGAGCATATGGATATTCGAAAGAGCTGATCGAAAAGGTAGGCTACAATGCCCATGAAATCCCCTCGGAAATCAAGCTTGTGGGAAAGGCAGGAACCCTGGACTTCAAAGGGTCAATCGAGGCAACTCTCAAAAGCGCCCAGATCCTTGGAGGGCCGAAAATCCTGAAGCTAACCAGAGATGTTGCTCCTGATGTGGTGGTTTCGGACAGCTATTATCTGGGAATCCTTGCTGCAAAAGCCCTCAAAATTCCAGTATACCTTATCCTCAACCAGTCAAACATGGAAGAATTCTTCAAGAGCAGGGGAGTGCCTATCAGGCTTCTCGGGGAGCTTACCAAAAAGCTCTACAACCAGGTCTTTGAACTGGTGGACAGGATTATCATCCCTGACTATCCCCTACCCTACACTGTTTGCAGGAAGAACCTGAGTTTCACTCCCAAAGTCCGGGAAAAACTTTTTTACAGCGGCCCCCTGGTCCAGAAAAAGTACGACGAAGTTGAAGAAATCCCCCTCAAAAAGCCCCATATCATATCTCTAATCGGAGGTTTCGGGTATAGAGAACCGATCTTCAGAAACGTGCTAAAAACCGCAAAGCTTGATCCTGGCATTCACTACACGCTCATTTCCGGCCCCAGCCTTGACCCTTCAAAATTCACCGACCTTCCTGAAAACGTGCAGATCCTCCATTTCATAAAAGATCCATTTCCTTACTTCAAGAGTGCAGACGCCGTGATCGCCCCCGGGGGGCATAGCACAATTATGGAAGCTTTAAGTTTCGGAATTCCAATCCTCTCTTTTCCGGACGAGGGGCACAACGAACAGGAAAGCAACGCCGCTGTTATCGAGGAAGAGGGGTACGGGAGAAGGCTCAGCTATTCTACTCCCCCTGAGGTCATTCTGGAATGCATCCGGGAAGTCCTTGAAGATGAGGAGTATAGAAACAAAACAGAACGGCTCCGCAGGCTTGCAAAAGAGCTGGACGGGCCAAAAGCGATCAGAGAAATGCTTGAAAAGGAAGTGGGAGCAAAAACCCCCTGAAAAATCCCCTTCATATTGCTTTTTTGAATCCCCGACGGCTTGAAAGATAAACACGAAAAAATAAACGCGAGTAAAAGATAAAAACGAGTCCGAAAAACTCAATCCGGCACGAGGTTTTTAAGGTACTCAAAAAGAGCAGCGTGGTTTTCAAACACAAGGTCTGCATGCTGCAACCTTTCAGGTCCGAGCGTACTTGCGACTGCTACACAGTAGAGCCCTGCGGCTTTTGCAGCTTCAATTCCCATCGGGGCATTTTCCACAACCAGACACTCATCCCCCGGCAGGGAGAGTTTTTCAACTCCCTTCAAGTAAGGCTCAGGAGACGGTTTCCCGTTCTCGACATCCGAACCCGTGACAATGACTTCGAAGATGTCAGAAAAGAAGTTTTCAATTACAGT is drawn from Methanosarcina lacustris Z-7289 and contains these coding sequences:
- a CDS encoding helix-turn-helix transcriptional regulator; the protein is MQPELIDVVFRSQKRRDLLLLLGEESRTMDEIKVLLDVSPTAILPQIKRFTDSNLVIHKNGSYELTDMGDQVFKKVRSLVDVLTLVEKDNYWIEHDLGGVPQYLLDRIGDIKDCNLVKADPSQIFEPNMELLNFFSSSRYLMVFSSFYRPEFLPLYSKLGRHDSEVSLIFTESVLEKFLHNYERKIRKFSTLENTELFVCKDGAKIAELIVSDRGMMISLFDSYGRFYHDYMCCSEPQAISWARELFDFYISKALKVEGEKSIDSVICASENGAFSESLMFSLH
- the mtaC gene encoding methanol--corrinoid protein MtaC, which codes for MLDFTEASLKKVLTRYNVALEKEMTPEAAAEELYPKDEFVYPIAKAIFEGEEDDVVEGLQAAMDAGKDPIILIDDALMVGMGVVTKLYDEGIIFLPNVMMSADAMLNGIEFCKENSETAPVTKGTVVCHVAEGDVHDIGKNIVAALLRANGYDVVDLGRDVPVDEVVASVIKNKPLMVTGTALMTTTMYAFKEVNDKLLEKGIKIPFACGGGAVNQDFVSQYALGVYGEEAADAPKIADAIIAGTNDIAALRDKFHKH
- the mtaB gene encoding methanol--corrinoid protein co-methyltransferase MtaB, whose translation is MAAKRYTSMAYASADEMSFGVSKYPVKAGLGLEIGAGYTIPEINYAPRPAAGASKEKLIKEYEKITTDVMSRMVQVGFPAIILETEHVQQMSNNPSWGAEVAHAQKTIMEEYHDEYGIKCALRHTIGDIRENRDFLQLRGDKYSVFLEAFEECAKSGADMLSVESMGGKEVFDQAILRNDIAGMLYGIGCLGSIDMEMIWTDIAKIAKKTGTIAAGDTDCAQANTAMFIGGGLLDKNLAHTLAVLARAISAPRTLCGFEAGAVGPGKDCGYENVIIKAITGMPMAQEGKSSTCAHSDLVGNLIMQCCDCWSNESVEYHGEFGGTTVQCWSESLAYDCALMNTALETKNEKVLRDLFMLSDRYRDPQSYALAYDNAYKIGQAIVKDGDNIYLRAKNAAIECCNIISEGAAGKLALSRFETKALADAKASLDSLTDDMDKFMDDCLTKYKSEVKVFLPENYGL
- a CDS encoding UDP-N-acetylglucosamine--N-acetylmuramyl-(pentapeptide) pyrophosphoryl-undecaprenol N-acetylglucosamine transferase, translating into MKIMIFICGEGLGHTSRCLALGKEMMSMGHEVHFGAYGYSKELIEKVGYNAHEIPSEIKLVGKAGTLDFKGSIEATLKSAQILGGPKILKLTRDVAPDVVVSDSYYLGILAAKALKIPVYLILNQSNMEEFFKSRGVPIRLLGELTKKLYNQVFELVDRIIIPDYPLPYTVCRKNLSFTPKVREKLFYSGPLVQKKYDEVEEIPLKKPHIISLIGGFGYREPIFRNVLKTAKLDPGIHYTLISGPSLDPSKFTDLPENVQILHFIKDPFPYFKSADAVIAPGGHSTIMEALSFGIPILSFPDEGHNEQESNAAVIEEEGYGRRLSYSTPPEVILECIREVLEDEEYRNKTERLRRLAKELDGPKAIREMLEKEVGAKTP